Proteins from a single region of Punica granatum isolate Tunisia-2019 chromosome 8, ASM765513v2, whole genome shotgun sequence:
- the LOC116188262 gene encoding 3-ketoacyl-CoA thiolase 2, peroxisomal-like, which yields MEKALNRQRILLQHLQPTSHSGSSSQTQESANLSASICAAGDNAAYHRTAAFGDDIVIVAAYRTAICKARRGGFKDTHPDDLLAPVLKAVLEKTNTNPVEVGDIVVGTVLARGSLRATECRMAAFYAGIPETVPIRTVNRQCSSGLQAVVDVAASIKAGFYDIGIAAGLESMTVDAIGRVPNFNPRVKMFAQARDCLLPMGIISENVAQRYGVTRQEQDHAAVESHRRAAAATASGKFKDEIIPVTTKLMDPKSGDEKPVTICVDDGIRANTNMADLAKLKPAFKKDGATTAGNASQVSDGAAAVLLMKRSMALQKGLPILGVFRSFAAVGVDPAVNGIGPAVAIPAAVKSAGLELDDINLFEINEAFASQYVYCCKKLELDSEKVNVNGGAIALGHPLGTTGARCVATLLNEMKRQGRDCRFGVISMCIGTGMGAAAVFGIE from the exons ATGGAGAAAGCTCTCAACAGACAGAGAATCCTGCTTCAGCATCTCCAACCCACTTCCCATTCTGGGTCCTCTTCTCAGACCCAGGAGTCTGCTAACTTGTCT GCTTCAATATGTGCTGCAGGAGATAATGCAGCTTATCATAGAACTGCGGCTTTTGGGGATGACATTGTTATTGTGGC AGCATATCGAACTGCAATTTGTAAGGCCAGGCGTGGGGGGTTCAAGGATACTCATCCCGATGATCTACTCGCTCCGGTCCTTAAG GCAGTGTTAGAGAAAACAAATACGAACCCAGTGGAGGTGGGGGATATAGTTGTTGGTACAGTTTTGGCCCGGGGCTCACTGAGAGCGACCGAGTGTAGGATGGCTGCATTTTATGCTGGCATTCCTG AGACGGTGCCTATTAGGACTGTCAACAGGCAATGCTCATCCGGCCTTCAAGCAGTTGTTGATGTTGCCGCCTCCATAAAAGCCGGATTTTATGACATTG GAATTGCTGCTGGGCTGGAATCAATGACTGTAGATGCAATTGGCAGGGTTCCAAATTTTAATCCGAGA GTGAAAATGTTTGCTCAAGCCCGGGATTGTCTTCTTCCTATGGGGATCATTTCTGAAAATGTGGCTCAGCGCTATGGTGTTACTCGCCAAGAGCAAGACCACGCTGCT GTCGAGTCTCATAGACGAGCTGCTGCTGCAACTGCTTCTGGCAAATTCAAGGACGAGATAATTCCAGTCACAACCAAG CTCATGGACCCAAAATCTGGAGACGAGAAGCCTGTGACGATTTGTGTGGATGATGGTATCCGAGCAAACACGAACATGGCAGACCTAGCAAAGCTGAAGCCTGCATTTAAAAAGGATGGAGCCACAACTGCTG GGAATGCTAGTCAAGTGAGTGATGGAGCCGCTGCTGTGCTGCTCATGAAGAGAAGTATGGCTTTACAGAAGGGACTCCCGATTCTCGGTGTTTTCAG GAGTTTTGCTGCAGTTGGTGTGGACCCTGCTGTCAATGGGATCGGTCCGGCAGTGGCTATTCCAGCTGCAGTGAAGTCAgcagggctggagcttgaTGATATCAATCTCTTTGAAATCAATGAG GCATTTGCATCTCAGTATGTTTACTGCTGTAAGAAGCTGGAGCTTGACTCTGAGAAGGTCAATGTCAACGGAGGCGCGATAGCTCTCGGGCATCCTTTGGGCACTACAG GTGCTCGGTGTGTTGCAACTCTACTGAACGAGATGAAGCGTCAAGGAAGAGACTGCCGGTTCGGGGTTATTTCCATGTGCATAg GTACGGGAATGGGTGCAGCAGCTGTTTTTGGTATAGAATGA